Proteins from a single region of Campylobacter sp. RM16704:
- the blaOXA gene encoding OXA-493 family class D beta-lactamase — translation MKKILLLFSLFCSFALANENLKDLFKDYNESGVFIAYDGKKYYSNDFKKANKRILPASTFKIFNALIALNEGIVKDTNEIFYHYKGEKVFLPSWKNDANLALAMQRSQLPAYKELARKIGLEKMQKNLDKLNYGNQKISKIDEFWLDNSLQISPKEQTSLLFKLANLKLDYLKNIQKEVINIIKLSENDHYEFFAKTGWGLDKYGQIVGFIKDKKTHQIYAFALCMDISDFNKLYLREELAKKYLSNLINLTHKK, via the coding sequence TTGAAAAAAATACTTTTACTTTTTAGTCTTTTTTGCTCTTTTGCTTTGGCAAATGAAAATTTAAAAGATCTTTTTAAAGATTACAATGAAAGTGGAGTTTTTATAGCTTATGATGGTAAAAAGTATTATAGCAATGACTTTAAAAAAGCAAACAAACGCATTCTACCTGCCTCTACTTTTAAAATTTTCAATGCTTTAATCGCACTGAATGAAGGCATTGTGAAAGATACTAATGAAATTTTTTATCATTACAAGGGCGAAAAAGTATTTTTACCATCTTGGAAAAATGACGCAAATTTAGCCCTAGCTATGCAAAGATCTCAGCTACCTGCCTATAAAGAACTAGCTAGAAAAATAGGCTTAGAAAAAATGCAAAAAAATCTAGATAAATTAAACTATGGCAACCAAAAAATAAGCAAAATCGATGAATTTTGGCTTGATAATTCTTTGCAAATTAGCCCCAAAGAACAAACTTCTTTGCTTTTTAAACTAGCAAATTTAAAATTAGATTATCTTAAAAATATACAAAAAGAAGTTATAAATATAATAAAACTTAGCGAAAATGATCATTATGAATTTTTTGCAAAAACAGGCTGGGGTTTAGATAAATATGGACAAATCGTAGGTTTTATAAAAGATAAAAAAACTCATCAAATTTATGCTTTTGCTTTATGTATGGATATAAGTGATTTTAACAAGCTTTATTTAAGAGAAGAATTAGCAAAAAAATATCTATCAAATTTAATAAACTTGACACATAAAAAATAA